The proteins below are encoded in one region of Streptomyces marianii:
- a CDS encoding NTP transferase domain-containing protein, translating into MTADAEADYDAIVLAGGDAERLGGADKPGVSVGGRTLLDRVLRASRGAGRTVVVGGRRPTARPVTWTRETPPGGGPLAALHAGLRRTGAPTVVVLSADLPFLDDGTVRRLVDAVDSGGREGALLVDADGRDQSLVAAYRAEPLHRELALIAAEHGGLSGLPLRLLTSELDLDRVAAGPLAAYDCDTWEDIVTARARIREHGNVLDEWITAVKDELGIDLEVDTGLLLDLARDAAHGVARPAAPLTTFLVGYAAARAGGDDAQAVAEAARKAGALAGRWAAEAAEAAEADGAAADKAGADGREDGRNGPDRSDGAGSR; encoded by the coding sequence GTGACTGCCGATGCGGAAGCGGACTACGACGCCATCGTGCTCGCCGGAGGGGATGCCGAGCGGCTCGGCGGCGCGGACAAACCGGGGGTGAGCGTCGGCGGCCGGACGCTGCTCGACCGGGTGCTGAGGGCAAGCCGGGGCGCCGGGCGCACGGTCGTCGTCGGCGGGCGGCGGCCGACCGCGCGCCCGGTGACCTGGACCCGCGAGACCCCGCCGGGCGGCGGGCCGCTCGCCGCGCTCCACGCGGGCCTCCGCCGGACCGGCGCCCCCACCGTCGTGGTGCTCTCCGCAGATCTCCCCTTCCTCGACGACGGGACGGTGCGGCGGCTGGTCGACGCCGTGGATTCCGGAGGGCGAGAGGGTGCGCTCCTCGTCGATGCCGACGGCCGGGACCAGTCGCTCGTCGCGGCGTACCGCGCGGAACCGCTCCATCGCGAACTGGCCCTGATCGCCGCCGAGCACGGCGGTCTCTCGGGGCTGCCGCTGCGTCTGCTGACGTCCGAACTCGACCTGGACCGGGTGGCCGCCGGACCGCTCGCCGCGTACGACTGCGACACCTGGGAGGACATCGTCACAGCCCGGGCCAGGATCAGGGAGCATGGGAACGTGCTGGATGAATGGATCACCGCAGTCAAGGACGAACTCGGCATCGACCTCGAGGTGGACACGGGACTGCTGCTCGACCTCGCCCGGGACGCCGCCCATGGCGTAGCCCGGCCCGCGGCTCCGCTGACCACCTTCCTCGTCGGCTATGCGGCGGCGAGGGCCGGCGGTGACGATGCCCAGGCGGTCGCCGAGGCGGCCCGCAAGGCCGGGGCGCTGGCCGGACGGTGGGCCGCCGAGGCCGCCGAGGCCGCCGAGGCGGACGGAGCCGCGGCCGACAAGGCAGGGGCGGACGGACGTGAGGACGGCCGGAACGGTCCGGACCGCAGCGACGGGGCCGGCAGCCGATGA
- the pdhA gene encoding pyruvate dehydrogenase (acetyl-transferring) E1 component subunit alpha, whose translation MTVQERPGAAYRPTPPPAWKPRTDPAPLLPDPEPYRVLGTDAAAGADPELLLRLYAELVRGRRYNAQATALTKQGRLAVYPSSTGQEACEVAAALALEERDWLFPSYRDTLAAVARGLDPVQALTLLRGDWHTGYDPNEHRVAPLSTPLATQLPHAVGLAHAARLKGDDVVALAMVGDGGTSEGDFHEALNFAAVWRAPVVFLVQNNGFAISVPLSKQTAAPSLAHKAVGYGMPGRLVDGNDAAAVHEVLGEAVARARRGGGPTLVEAITYRIDAHTNADDATRYRGESEVEAWREHDPIRLLEAELTSRGLLDEDGVRSAAEAAEAMAARLRERMNADPVLNPMDLFEHVYAEQTGQLREQAAQLRAEIDAEGGEGAHGAEGDAR comes from the coding sequence ATGACGGTCCAGGAGCGGCCGGGTGCGGCCTACCGGCCCACCCCGCCGCCCGCCTGGAAGCCCCGCACCGACCCTGCGCCGCTGCTTCCCGACCCGGAGCCGTACCGGGTCCTCGGCACCGACGCCGCCGCCGGGGCCGACCCCGAGCTGCTTCTGCGGCTGTACGCGGAGCTGGTCCGCGGCCGCAGGTACAACGCGCAGGCGACCGCCCTCACCAAGCAGGGCAGACTCGCCGTGTATCCGTCGAGCACAGGTCAGGAGGCCTGCGAGGTCGCCGCCGCCCTCGCGCTGGAGGAGCGCGACTGGCTGTTCCCCAGCTACCGGGACACCCTCGCCGCCGTGGCCCGCGGGCTCGACCCGGTGCAGGCACTGACGCTGCTGCGCGGTGACTGGCACACCGGTTACGACCCGAACGAGCACCGCGTCGCCCCGCTGTCCACCCCGCTCGCCACCCAGCTCCCGCATGCCGTGGGTCTGGCCCACGCCGCGCGGCTCAAGGGCGACGACGTCGTGGCGCTCGCCATGGTCGGCGACGGCGGCACCAGCGAGGGTGACTTCCACGAGGCGCTCAACTTCGCCGCCGTCTGGCGGGCGCCGGTCGTCTTCCTCGTGCAGAACAACGGCTTCGCGATCTCCGTGCCGCTGTCCAAGCAGACCGCGGCCCCGTCCCTCGCGCACAAGGCCGTGGGGTACGGAATGCCCGGTCGGCTCGTCGACGGCAACGACGCGGCGGCGGTGCACGAGGTGCTCGGCGAAGCCGTCGCACGGGCCCGGCGGGGCGGCGGTCCGACCCTCGTCGAGGCGATCACCTACCGCATCGACGCGCACACGAACGCCGACGACGCCACCCGGTACCGGGGTGAGAGCGAGGTCGAGGCCTGGCGCGAGCACGACCCGATCCGGCTGCTGGAGGCGGAGCTGACGAGCCGGGGACTGCTCGACGAGGACGGAGTACGGTCGGCCGCCGAGGCCGCCGAGGCGATGGCCGCCCGGCTGAGGGAGCGGATGAACGCGGATCCCGTGCTGAACCCGATGGACCTGTTCGAGCACGTGTACGCCGAGCAGACCGGTCAGCTGCGGGAGCAGGCCGCCCAGCTGCGGGCCGAGATCGACGCCGAGGGCGGAGAGGGCGCCCACGGCGCGGAGGGTGACGCACGATGA
- a CDS encoding potassium channel family protein, whose protein sequence is MARQADEQLAVSRVHLPKQTVERPLRQVTKRLLLALFVLVLTVLIVWLDRGGYYDNADQKVDFLDAVYYSTVTLSTTGYGDIVPHSDSARLINVLLVTPLRVLFLIILVGTTLEVLTERTREEWRLNRWRSTLRDHTVVIGFGTKGRSALLTLCATGLQKAQVVIVDPSSKVIEAANADGFTGVIGDATRSDVLLRAEVQRARQIIIATQRDDTAVLVALTARQLNRGAKIVAAVREEENAPLLRQSGADAVITSASAAGRLLGLSVLSPYAGTVMEDLIQQGSGLDIVERPVIKSEVGKNVREVEDLVVSVLRGHRLLGYDDPEASPLQLTDRVITIVRATKALPGAVRGGGNAKPE, encoded by the coding sequence ATGGCCCGGCAAGCGGACGAACAACTGGCCGTCTCACGGGTGCACCTGCCCAAGCAGACCGTCGAAAGACCGCTGCGGCAGGTCACCAAGCGGCTGTTGCTGGCCTTGTTCGTCCTCGTACTGACGGTGCTCATCGTCTGGCTGGACCGCGGCGGCTACTACGACAACGCCGACCAGAAGGTCGACTTCCTCGACGCCGTCTACTACTCCACGGTGACGCTCTCCACCACGGGCTACGGCGACATCGTTCCGCACAGCGACAGTGCGCGCCTGATCAATGTGCTGCTGGTGACGCCGCTGCGCGTGCTGTTTCTGATCATTCTGGTCGGTACCACTCTCGAGGTCCTCACGGAACGGACCCGGGAGGAGTGGCGGCTGAACCGTTGGAGGTCCACCTTGCGTGACCACACCGTCGTCATCGGCTTCGGCACGAAGGGGCGCTCCGCACTGCTGACCCTGTGTGCGACGGGCCTGCAGAAGGCGCAGGTCGTCATCGTCGACCCGAGCTCCAAGGTGATCGAGGCGGCGAACGCGGACGGCTTCACGGGTGTCATCGGCGACGCGACCCGGAGCGATGTGCTGCTCCGGGCCGAGGTGCAGAGGGCACGGCAGATCATCATCGCCACCCAGCGCGACGACACGGCGGTCCTGGTCGCGCTCACCGCGCGGCAGCTCAACCGGGGAGCGAAGATCGTGGCCGCGGTCCGGGAGGAGGAGAACGCGCCTCTGCTGCGTCAGTCCGGCGCCGACGCGGTGATCACCAGCGCCAGCGCGGCGGGCCGCCTCCTCGGGTTGTCCGTGCTCAGCCCGTACGCGGGCACGGTGATGGAAGACCTGATCCAACAGGGCAGCGGGCTCGATATCGTCGAGCGGCCGGTGATAAAGAGCGAGGTCGGCAAGAACGTCCGGGAGGTGGAAGACCTGGTGGTCAGCGTGTTGCGCGGGCACCGGCTGCTCGGTTACGACGACCCCGAGGCCAGTCCGCTCCAGCTGACGGACCGGGTCATCACCATCGTGCGTGCGACGAAGGCGCTGCCCGGTGCGGTGCGGGGCGGCGGCAACGCCAAGCCGGAGTAG
- a CDS encoding dihydrolipoamide acetyltransferase family protein, which yields MAQVLEFRLPDLGEGLTEAEIVRWLVDVGDVVAIDQPVVEVETAKAMVEVPCPYAGVVTQRFGDEGAELPVGAPLLTVAVGATEPVPGGSAEGAGTAASQEAESSGNVLVGYGTGAPAARRRRVRPPALTGGRSAPTGDARTASGGGPVASAPGPVPGGTSGASTAGHEPVWDSAVESPAPDAPRGTPAQGDVVLEAVPPAHQGPVAVISPLVRRLARDNGVDLRALRGSGPDGLVLRVDVEHAVRARAGAAEQHIAAQPPVPATEPAPAIGAARGPATGERIPLRGVRGAVADKLSRSRREIPDATCWVDADATELMAARRAMNAAGGPKISLLALLARICTAALTRHPELNSTVDLETREIVRLPGIHLGFAAQTDRGLVVPVVRDAQDRPAESLTEEFARLTDKARQGSLTPADLTGGTFTLNNYGVFGVDGSTPIINHPEAAMLGVGRIVPKPWVHEGQLAVRQVVQLSLTFDHRVCDGGTAGGFLRYVADCVEQPAVLLRTL from the coding sequence ATGGCCCAGGTGCTCGAATTCAGGCTGCCGGACCTCGGTGAGGGCCTGACCGAGGCGGAGATCGTCCGCTGGCTGGTGGACGTGGGCGATGTCGTCGCCATCGACCAGCCGGTCGTCGAGGTCGAGACGGCCAAGGCGATGGTCGAGGTGCCCTGCCCGTACGCGGGTGTGGTCACGCAGCGCTTCGGTGACGAAGGGGCGGAGCTTCCCGTCGGGGCTCCCCTGCTCACCGTCGCGGTGGGCGCGACGGAGCCCGTCCCCGGCGGCTCCGCCGAGGGTGCCGGCACCGCCGCGAGCCAGGAGGCGGAGTCCTCGGGCAACGTCCTCGTGGGCTACGGGACGGGTGCACCGGCGGCCCGCCGCCGGAGGGTCCGCCCGCCGGCGCTCACCGGCGGCAGGTCCGCCCCCACGGGCGACGCACGCACCGCGAGCGGTGGTGGACCCGTCGCGTCGGCTCCCGGACCCGTGCCGGGCGGGACGTCCGGGGCGTCCACCGCGGGACACGAACCGGTCTGGGACAGCGCCGTGGAGAGCCCGGCGCCCGACGCGCCGCGCGGCACCCCCGCCCAGGGCGACGTCGTCCTCGAAGCCGTCCCGCCCGCCCACCAAGGTCCGGTCGCGGTCATCTCGCCGCTGGTGCGGCGGCTGGCCCGGGACAACGGGGTCGATCTGCGGGCACTGCGGGGGTCCGGGCCGGACGGGCTGGTCCTGCGCGTGGACGTGGAGCACGCCGTGCGGGCCCGTGCCGGCGCGGCCGAGCAGCACATCGCGGCACAACCGCCGGTTCCCGCCACCGAACCCGCACCGGCGATCGGCGCCGCGCGCGGCCCGGCCACCGGTGAGCGGATTCCGCTGCGCGGGGTGCGTGGCGCCGTCGCGGACAAGCTGTCCCGCAGCCGCCGGGAGATTCCGGACGCGACCTGCTGGGTCGACGCGGACGCCACCGAACTCATGGCCGCCCGCAGGGCCATGAACGCGGCGGGTGGGCCGAAGATCTCGCTGCTTGCTCTGCTGGCCCGTATCTGCACGGCGGCGCTCACCCGCCACCCGGAGCTCAACTCCACGGTGGATCTTGAAACGAGGGAGATCGTGCGGCTGCCCGGGATCCATCTCGGCTTCGCGGCCCAGACCGACCGAGGCCTGGTCGTCCCGGTCGTCCGTGACGCACAGGACCGCCCGGCGGAGTCGCTCACCGAGGAATTCGCGCGGCTCACCGACAAGGCCCGCCAGGGCAGCCTCACTCCGGCCGACCTCACGGGCGGCACGTTCACGCTGAACAACTACGGCGTGTTCGGGGTCGACGGCTCCACGCCGATCATCAACCACCCGGAGGCGGCCATGCTCGGTGTCGGCCGTATCGTGCCCAAGCCCTGGGTGCACGAGGGACAGCTCGCCGTCCGCCAGGTCGTGCAGCTCTCGCTCACGTTCGACCACCGGGTGTGCGATGGAGGCACGGCCGGCGGCTTCCTCCGGTACGTGGCGGACTGCGTGGAGCAGCCCGCGGTGCTGCTGCGCACTCTCTGA
- a CDS encoding alpha-ketoacid dehydrogenase subunit beta codes for MSTATARQAKPATMAQALQRAMRDAMSEDPTVHVMGEDVGTLGGVFRVTDGLAKEFGEDRCTDTPLAEAGILGTAVGMAMYGLRPVVEMQFDAFAYPAFEQLISHVSRMRNRTRGAMPLPITVRVPYGGGIGGVEHHSDSSEAYYMATPGLHVVTPATVEDAYGLLREAIASDDPVVFLEPKRLYWSKADWSPDAPAAVEPIGRAVVRRQGRSATLITYGPSVPVCMEAAEAAEAEGWDLEVVDLRSLVPFDDETVCASVRRTGRAVVVHESTGFGGPGGEIAARVTERCFHHLEAPVLRVAGFDIPYPPPMLERHHLPGVDRVLDAVARLQWEAES; via the coding sequence ATGAGCACGGCAACCGCACGGCAGGCCAAGCCCGCCACGATGGCGCAGGCTCTCCAGCGCGCGATGCGCGACGCCATGTCCGAGGATCCGACCGTCCATGTCATGGGCGAGGACGTCGGCACCCTCGGCGGGGTCTTCCGGGTCACGGACGGGCTCGCCAAGGAGTTCGGCGAGGACCGGTGCACCGACACCCCGCTGGCCGAGGCGGGCATCCTCGGCACGGCCGTCGGCATGGCGATGTACGGGCTGCGTCCCGTCGTCGAGATGCAGTTCGACGCCTTCGCCTATCCGGCGTTCGAGCAGTTGATCAGCCATGTCTCCCGGATGCGCAACCGGACGCGCGGGGCGATGCCGCTGCCGATCACCGTGCGGGTGCCCTACGGCGGCGGCATCGGAGGCGTCGAGCACCACAGCGACTCCTCCGAGGCGTACTACATGGCGACTCCGGGGCTCCACGTCGTCACGCCGGCGACGGTCGAGGACGCGTACGGACTGCTGCGGGAGGCCATCGCCTCCGACGACCCGGTGGTCTTCCTGGAGCCGAAGCGGCTTTACTGGTCCAAGGCCGACTGGTCGCCGGACGCCCCGGCGGCCGTGGAACCCATCGGCCGCGCGGTGGTGCGCCGCCAGGGGCGCAGCGCCACGCTCATCACCTACGGTCCCTCCGTGCCGGTCTGCATGGAGGCGGCGGAGGCCGCCGAGGCCGAGGGCTGGGACCTGGAGGTAGTGGATCTGCGTTCGCTCGTGCCGTTCGACGACGAGACCGTGTGCGCCTCCGTGCGCCGCACGGGCCGGGCCGTCGTCGTCCACGAGTCGACGGGCTTCGGCGGTCCGGGCGGCGAGATCGCGGCCAGGGTGACCGAGCGCTGCTTCCACCACCTCGAGGCCCCCGTGCTGAGGGTGGCCGGTTTCGACATTCCCTACCCGCCGCCGATGCTGGAGCGTCACCATCTGCCGGGTGTGGACCGGGTACTGGACGCCGTGGCACGGCTGCAGTGGGAGGCGGAGAGCTGA
- a CDS encoding molybdopterin molybdotransferase MoeA — translation MTAQDHDLGASGATGQGGTGESAPCPVSHDRSDDRASAPMVEGDDGMEDALALVGRRSPTSPGRQEPSAPGRDALRGRRRGMPWDEARAVASRAGRAGVLRTQRDPLAASLGRVLATPLTAFVDLPSFDTSAMDGWAVAGPGPWTVMSGDGGLLAGREEAGTLADGTAVRIATGARVPPGATAVIRSEHARTDSGHLHAQRRVLHGQDIRPRGQECRSGDRLLAEGTLVTPAVLGLAAAAGYDELLTVLRPTVEVLVLGDELLTEGLPHDGLIRDALGPMIAPWLRALGADVTGTRRVGDDADALQRAVTESAADLVITTGGTAAGPVDHVHPVLRKAGAELLVDGVAVRPGHPMLLARLAPGRHLVGLPGNPLAAVSGLLTLAEPLLRRRSGQATPAPYRASLRDEIHGHPQDTRLVPVVYRGDKVVPLHYRGPAMLRGIAAAHGLAVVPPGGGRPGDELEILDLTWPPSSEGCFT, via the coding sequence ATGACCGCGCAGGACCATGATCTCGGTGCTTCCGGCGCCACCGGGCAGGGCGGCACCGGTGAGTCGGCGCCCTGTCCCGTGTCCCACGACCGGTCCGATGACCGTGCCTCCGCCCCGATGGTGGAGGGCGACGACGGCATGGAGGACGCTCTCGCGTTGGTGGGAAGGCGGTCCCCGACCTCGCCGGGGCGTCAGGAGCCGTCCGCACCGGGACGGGACGCCCTCCGCGGACGGCGCCGTGGCATGCCCTGGGACGAGGCACGCGCCGTCGCGTCCCGTGCCGGACGTGCCGGGGTGCTGCGCACCCAGCGAGATCCCCTCGCCGCCTCCCTGGGCAGGGTGCTCGCCACTCCGCTCACCGCGTTCGTCGATCTGCCGTCGTTCGACACCTCCGCCATGGACGGTTGGGCGGTCGCGGGCCCGGGACCGTGGACGGTGATGTCCGGCGACGGCGGCCTCCTCGCGGGGCGCGAGGAGGCCGGGACCCTCGCGGACGGCACGGCCGTACGGATCGCGACGGGTGCCCGCGTCCCGCCCGGCGCCACCGCAGTGATCCGCAGCGAGCACGCCCGGACCGACAGCGGTCATCTGCACGCCCAGCGGCGGGTGTTGCACGGTCAGGACATCAGGCCCCGGGGCCAGGAATGCCGCTCCGGCGACCGACTGCTGGCCGAAGGGACGCTGGTCACCCCTGCCGTACTCGGTCTCGCAGCCGCCGCCGGCTACGACGAACTGCTCACGGTGCTCCGTCCGACGGTGGAGGTGCTCGTCCTGGGAGATGAGCTGCTCACCGAAGGGCTGCCGCACGACGGGCTGATCCGTGATGCGCTCGGGCCGATGATCGCTCCCTGGCTGCGCGCCCTCGGGGCCGACGTGACCGGTACCCGCAGGGTCGGCGACGACGCGGACGCCTTGCAGCGGGCCGTCACCGAGTCAGCCGCCGATCTCGTCATCACCACGGGCGGCACGGCCGCGGGACCGGTGGACCATGTCCACCCCGTGCTGCGCAAGGCGGGTGCGGAGCTGCTGGTCGACGGCGTCGCCGTACGGCCCGGGCATCCGATGCTCCTGGCCAGGCTCGCTCCGGGCCGCCATCTGGTGGGACTGCCGGGGAATCCGCTCGCCGCCGTCTCCGGACTGCTCACGCTCGCGGAGCCCCTGCTGCGCCGGCGGTCCGGGCAGGCAACCCCGGCGCCGTATCGCGCGTCCCTGAGGGACGAGATCCACGGACATCCGCAGGACACCCGGCTGGTGCCGGTGGTGTACCGCGGCGACAAGGTCGTACCGCTGCACTACCGCGGTCCGGCCATGCTGCGGGGAATCGCCGCCGCACACGGTCTCGCCGTCGTGCCTCCCGGGGGAGGGCGGCCCGGCGACGAGCTGGAGATCCTCGATCTCACCTGGCCACCGAGCTCCGAAGGGTGTTTCACGTGA
- a CDS encoding 3-hydroxyacyl-CoA dehydrogenase — protein MTVTDAAGGPSGTDAIAPGRTVAVVGAGTMGQGIAQVALLAGHRVRLYDVAPGQAESGAGAILTRLERLVEKGRLEEEARGAAALRLTRTTEIAELADSALVIEAVVEDLAVKQELFRALEEVVADDCLLATNTSSLSVTAVAGALRRPGRFVGLHFFNPAPLLPLVEVVSGFATDEDAAARAHETAKAWGKTPVRCADTPGFIVNRIARPFYAEAFAVHEERGADPATIDAILRECGGFRMGPFELTDLIGQDVNEAVTRSVWESFFRSPKFAPSLAQRRLVESGRLGRKSGHGWYAYEDGAERPEPHTAPATEPPPHITVEGDLGPARALITLCRESGITVHEEDEDRGTRMLLPSGGQLVLADGQTSAEFRDVVYFDLALDYRSATRIALSASEVTGWETLRQSIGLFQALGKKVSVIGDVPGMIVARTVAMLVDAAADAVAKGVASPEDVDTAMRLGVNYPVGPVEWGHRLGRAWAHELLDELHARVPTGRYAPSLGLYRQSYVRMKGEQAS, from the coding sequence ATGACCGTCACCGACGCCGCCGGGGGCCCGAGCGGCACCGACGCCATCGCCCCCGGCCGCACCGTCGCCGTCGTGGGCGCCGGCACCATGGGGCAGGGCATCGCGCAGGTCGCGCTGCTCGCCGGCCACCGTGTGCGCCTCTACGACGTCGCCCCCGGCCAGGCGGAGTCCGGCGCGGGCGCGATCCTGACCCGCCTGGAGCGGCTGGTCGAGAAGGGGCGGCTGGAGGAGGAGGCCCGCGGCGCCGCGGCCCTCCGGCTGACGCGAACGACGGAGATCGCCGAGCTCGCGGACAGCGCGCTCGTCATCGAGGCCGTCGTCGAGGACCTCGCCGTCAAGCAGGAGCTCTTCCGTGCGCTCGAGGAGGTCGTCGCCGACGACTGCCTCCTCGCCACCAACACCTCCTCCCTGTCCGTCACCGCCGTCGCGGGCGCGCTGCGCCGTCCAGGACGCTTCGTCGGACTGCACTTCTTCAACCCGGCGCCGCTTCTTCCGCTGGTCGAGGTCGTCAGCGGCTTCGCCACCGACGAGGACGCGGCCGCCCGCGCACACGAGACGGCGAAGGCGTGGGGCAAGACCCCGGTCCGCTGTGCGGACACCCCCGGGTTCATCGTCAACCGCATCGCCCGGCCGTTCTACGCCGAGGCCTTCGCGGTCCACGAGGAGCGCGGCGCGGACCCCGCCACCATCGACGCGATCCTGCGCGAGTGCGGCGGATTCAGGATGGGCCCGTTCGAGCTCACCGACCTGATCGGCCAGGACGTCAACGAGGCGGTCACCCGCTCCGTGTGGGAGTCGTTCTTCCGGAGCCCCAAGTTCGCGCCGTCGCTCGCCCAGCGCCGTCTCGTGGAGTCGGGCCGCCTCGGGCGCAAGTCGGGCCACGGCTGGTACGCCTACGAGGACGGCGCGGAGCGTCCCGAGCCGCACACCGCCCCGGCGACCGAGCCCCCGCCGCACATCACCGTGGAGGGCGACCTGGGGCCGGCCCGGGCCTTGATCACGCTGTGCCGGGAGTCCGGCATCACGGTGCACGAGGAGGACGAGGACCGAGGGACCCGCATGCTGCTCCCGAGCGGCGGGCAGCTCGTGCTCGCGGACGGGCAGACGTCGGCGGAGTTCCGTGACGTCGTCTACTTCGACCTGGCCCTCGACTACCGGTCGGCGACCAGGATCGCCCTGTCCGCTTCGGAGGTCACCGGCTGGGAGACCCTGCGGCAGTCGATCGGCCTCTTCCAGGCCCTCGGCAAGAAGGTCAGCGTCATCGGCGACGTTCCCGGCATGATCGTCGCGCGGACGGTCGCGATGCTCGTGGACGCCGCGGCCGACGCCGTCGCCAAGGGGGTCGCCTCCCCGGAGGACGTCGACACCGCCATGCGGCTCGGGGTCAACTACCCGGTCGGCCCCGTGGAATGGGGGCACCGGCTGGGCCGCGCCTGGGCCCACGAGCTCCTCGACGAACTCCACGCGCGCGTGCCGACCGGCCGCTATGCGCCGTCACTGGGCCTCTATCGCCAGTCGTACGTTCGGATGAAGGGCGAGCAGGCCTCATGA
- a CDS encoding TetR/AcrR family transcriptional regulator, which produces MTTAKRDTYTPETLLSVAVGVFNERGYDGTSMEHLSKAAGISKSSIYHHVAGKEELLRRAVSRALDGLFGILEEPGATRGRALERVEYVTRRTVEVLMAELPYVTLLLRVRGNTRTERWAMERRREFDHRVADLLKAAAADGDLRADMDTRLATRLLFGMVNSLVEWYRPQAGTGYDRQQVADAVVRLAFDGLRTAS; this is translated from the coding sequence ATGACGACCGCGAAGCGCGACACGTACACCCCGGAGACGCTGCTGTCCGTCGCCGTCGGGGTCTTCAACGAACGCGGTTACGACGGCACTTCCATGGAGCACCTCTCCAAGGCCGCGGGCATCTCCAAGTCGTCGATATACCACCACGTGGCCGGCAAGGAGGAACTGCTGAGGCGGGCCGTCAGCCGCGCCCTCGACGGGCTCTTCGGGATCCTCGAGGAGCCGGGCGCGACGCGCGGACGGGCGCTGGAACGCGTGGAGTACGTGACCCGCCGCACCGTCGAGGTGCTGATGGCGGAGCTGCCCTACGTCACGCTGCTGCTGCGGGTCCGGGGCAACACCAGGACCGAGCGGTGGGCCATGGAACGGCGCCGCGAGTTCGACCACCGGGTCGCCGATCTCCTCAAGGCGGCCGCAGCGGACGGCGACCTGCGCGCGGACATGGACACGAGGCTGGCGACGCGGCTGCTGTTCGGCATGGTCAACTCCCTGGTGGAGTGGTACAGGCCGCAGGCCGGAACCGGCTACGACCGGCAGCAGGTCGCGGACGCGGTGGTCCGGCTGGCCTTCGACGGCCTGCGCACGGCGTCCTGA
- a CDS encoding Lrp/AsnC family transcriptional regulator → MADDGDRTVYAAVPGADQGRPARTLDAIDRDILRILQTDGRASIRSVAERVHVSRANAYARINRLIDDGVIRGFSARVNHERAGHGASAYITLKIVQNSWRTVREQLQALPGAAHIALVSGDFDVLLLVHTPDNRTLRELVLTRLQAIPEVLSTRTLLVFEETDLDPDPVR, encoded by the coding sequence ATGGCCGACGACGGGGACCGCACGGTCTACGCAGCGGTGCCCGGCGCGGACCAGGGGCGGCCGGCGCGCACCCTGGACGCGATCGACCGCGACATCCTCCGCATCCTCCAGACGGACGGCCGCGCCTCGATACGGTCCGTGGCCGAACGCGTCCACGTGTCGCGGGCCAACGCCTACGCCCGCATCAACCGGCTGATCGACGACGGAGTGATCCGGGGCTTCAGCGCACGGGTGAACCACGAGCGCGCCGGCCACGGCGCCTCGGCCTACATCACCCTCAAGATCGTCCAGAACTCGTGGCGGACGGTGCGCGAGCAGCTCCAGGCACTGCCCGGGGCCGCCCACATAGCGCTGGTCAGCGGCGACTTCGACGTGCTGCTCCTGGTCCACACGCCGGACAACCGCACCCTGCGGGAACTCGTGCTGACCAGGCTCCAGGCGATCCCCGAGGTGCTCTCCACCCGCACACTGCTGGTCTTCGAGGAGACGGACCTGGATCCGGACCCGGTGCGCTGA